A genomic stretch from Pseudomonas mendocina includes:
- the sohB gene encoding protease SohB translates to MEFLADYIGFLAKTVTVVVALVVVLLTIAAIRSKGRQGTGQLQVSKLNDFFKGLQERVEHAVLNKEQLKAAGKAEAKAAKLEKKAGATKPRVYVLDFEGDIKASATESLRHEITAVLSMATPADEVVVRLESGGGMVHSYGLASSQLARIRQAGVPLTICIDKVAASGGYMMACIGNRIMSAPFAVLGSIGVVAQMPNIHRLLKKHDIDVEVLTAGEFKRTLTVLGENTEKGREKFQEDLETTHELFKGFVAQYRPQLDIEKIATGEVWLGMAAKEKQLVDELKTSDEYLAERAKVAELYHLHFAQKKTLQERVGIVGSVALDQFVLGWLSRLQQRFW, encoded by the coding sequence GTGGAGTTTCTGGCGGATTACATCGGCTTTCTGGCCAAAACGGTCACGGTGGTTGTGGCGCTTGTGGTGGTTTTGCTGACAATTGCTGCCATTCGCAGCAAAGGGCGCCAAGGTACCGGCCAGTTGCAGGTGAGCAAGCTCAATGATTTTTTCAAAGGTTTGCAGGAGCGTGTCGAGCACGCTGTTTTGAACAAGGAACAGCTTAAAGCAGCGGGCAAAGCTGAGGCTAAAGCGGCCAAGCTGGAGAAAAAGGCCGGTGCCACTAAGCCTCGTGTTTATGTGCTGGATTTCGAGGGGGATATCAAGGCATCCGCCACCGAGAGTCTGCGCCATGAAATTACGGCGGTGCTGAGCATGGCGACCCCGGCCGATGAGGTAGTGGTCAGGCTGGAGAGCGGTGGTGGCATGGTCCACAGCTATGGTTTGGCCTCATCGCAGTTAGCACGTATCCGTCAAGCTGGGGTGCCGCTGACCATCTGTATCGACAAGGTTGCTGCCAGTGGCGGTTACATGATGGCCTGTATCGGCAACCGGATTATGTCTGCACCTTTTGCTGTATTGGGCTCGATTGGGGTTGTGGCTCAGATGCCAAACATCCATCGCCTGCTGAAGAAGCATGACATTGACGTAGAGGTCCTGACGGCCGGTGAGTTCAAGCGTACGCTCACTGTGTTGGGTGAAAATACTGAGAAGGGCCGTGAGAAGTTCCAGGAGGATCTGGAGACGACCCATGAGCTGTTTAAGGGTTTTGTCGCGCAATACCGACCACAGCTTGATATCGAAAAAATTGCCACCGGCGAAGTCTGGCTGGGCATGGCCGCTAAGGAAAAGCAGCTGGTCGATGAGCTGAAGACCAGCGATGAGTACTTGGCTGAGCGGGCCAAGGTTGCCGAGCTGTACCACCTGCATTTCGCGCAGAAGAAAACCCTGCAGGAGCGTGTCGGTATCGTTGGCAGTGTCGCGCTGGATCAATTTGTGCTGGGGTGGCTGAGCAGGCTGCAACAGCGTTTCTGGTAA
- a CDS encoding YhdH/YhfP family quinone oxidoreductase, translating into MSSFKALQARANDSGGFEQVIVSRDIAELPAGELLIRVKYSSLNFKDALSASGNKGVTKSFPHTPGIDAAGVVEASSVSEFGVGDEVIVTGYDLGMNTAGGFGQYIRVPAQWAIKRPKGLSLRETMVLGTAGLTAALCVDKLERSGLSPDAGPVLVTGATGGVGSVAVVLLNRLGYQVVAATGKAEQAAYLRQLGAQDVVTRAALEAGIERPLLKEQWAAAVDCVGGEILFNVVKSLRYGASVACCGLTAGTSFSGSVLPFILRGVNLLGVDSVELSLVAKASMWDKLSLQWKVDLDALVTEINIEQLPEYISRILAGQQVGRVLVNLS; encoded by the coding sequence ATGAGCAGCTTCAAGGCATTGCAGGCCCGGGCAAATGATTCGGGCGGATTCGAACAGGTCATTGTGTCCCGTGATATTGCAGAGCTGCCCGCTGGGGAGTTGCTTATTCGGGTCAAGTATTCCTCCCTGAACTTTAAGGATGCTCTCTCGGCCTCCGGTAACAAGGGCGTCACCAAAAGCTTTCCTCATACACCAGGCATTGATGCCGCAGGTGTTGTTGAGGCTTCCAGTGTTTCCGAGTTTGGGGTCGGTGATGAAGTGATTGTCACCGGCTATGACCTGGGTATGAATACGGCGGGAGGTTTCGGCCAGTACATTCGGGTTCCTGCTCAGTGGGCGATCAAGCGCCCTAAGGGGCTGAGCCTGCGCGAAACGATGGTGCTTGGCACGGCAGGCCTGACCGCCGCCCTGTGTGTCGATAAATTGGAGCGTTCAGGGCTGAGCCCTGATGCGGGACCTGTGCTGGTAACTGGCGCGACTGGCGGGGTGGGCAGTGTTGCTGTGGTGCTATTGAACCGCCTTGGTTATCAAGTGGTTGCAGCCACAGGTAAAGCGGAACAAGCGGCTTATCTGCGTCAGTTAGGGGCTCAGGACGTCGTTACTCGTGCGGCGCTGGAGGCCGGCATAGAACGGCCGCTGCTTAAAGAACAGTGGGCTGCGGCGGTTGATTGTGTAGGCGGCGAGATTCTGTTCAATGTGGTCAAGTCGCTGCGCTATGGCGCCAGTGTGGCCTGTTGCGGTCTGACAGCCGGAACCAGTTTCAGCGGCAGTGTGCTGCCGTTCATTCTTCGTGGTGTGAATCTGCTGGGTGTGGATTCGGTGGAGCTTTCGCTGGTAGCCAAGGCTTCAATGTGGGACAAGCTGTCACTGCAATGGAAAGTTGATCTCGATGCATTGGTCACCGAAATCAACATTGAGCAGTTGCCCGAATACATTTCACGCATTCTGGCTGGCCAGCAGGTTGGTCGTGTTCTGGTAAATCTTTCCTGA
- a CDS encoding isocitrate lyase produces the protein MSAYQNDIKAVAALKEKFGSSWSAINPESVARMRAQNRFKTGLEIAQYTADIMRKDMEEYDADSSVYTQSLGCWHGFIGQQKLISIKKHLKTTNKKYLYLSGWMVAALRSDFGPLPDQSMHEKTAVSDLIEELYTFLRQADARELDLLFTALDAAREAGDTAKAAEIQNQIDNYETHIVPIIADIDAGFGNPEATYLLAKRMIEAGACCIQIENQVSDEKQCGHQDGKVTVPHADFLAKIAAVRYAFLELGIDNGVIVARTDSLGAGLTKQIAVTNEPGDLGDLYNSFLDCEEISEAELGNGDVVIKREGKLLRPKRLPSNLFQFRAGTGEDRCVLDCITSLQNGADLLWIETEKPHVGQIKGMVDRIREVIPNAKLVYNNSPSFNWTLNFRQQVFDAFVAEGKDVSAYDRAKLMSVEYDDTELAQIADEKIRTFQRDGSAHAGIFHHLITLPTYHTAALSTDNLAKGYFADQGMLAYVKGVQRQEIRQGIACVKHQNMAGSDIGDNHKEYFAGEAALKASGKDNTMNQFH, from the coding sequence ATGTCAGCTTATCAAAACGATATTAAGGCCGTAGCCGCTCTGAAAGAGAAATTCGGCAGCAGCTGGAGCGCTATCAACCCAGAGTCCGTGGCTCGCATGCGCGCACAGAACCGCTTCAAAACCGGTCTGGAAATCGCTCAGTACACTGCTGACATCATGCGTAAAGACATGGAAGAGTACGACGCCGATTCTTCTGTCTACACCCAATCCCTGGGCTGCTGGCACGGCTTCATCGGTCAGCAGAAGCTGATCTCGATCAAGAAGCACCTGAAGACCACCAACAAAAAATACCTGTACCTGTCCGGCTGGATGGTTGCAGCACTGCGCTCTGACTTCGGCCCACTGCCGGATCAGTCCATGCACGAAAAAACTGCAGTTTCCGACCTGATCGAAGAACTGTACACCTTCCTGCGTCAGGCCGATGCTCGCGAGCTCGACCTGCTGTTCACTGCTCTGGACGCTGCCCGCGAAGCTGGCGACACCGCTAAAGCGGCTGAAATCCAGAACCAGATCGACAACTACGAAACTCACATCGTACCGATCATCGCTGACATCGACGCTGGTTTCGGTAACCCAGAAGCGACCTACCTGCTGGCTAAGCGCATGATTGAAGCAGGCGCTTGCTGCATCCAGATCGAAAACCAGGTTTCTGACGAGAAGCAGTGCGGCCACCAAGACGGTAAAGTTACCGTTCCGCACGCTGACTTCCTGGCCAAGATCGCTGCAGTTCGCTACGCATTCCTGGAGCTGGGCATCGACAACGGCGTGATCGTTGCTCGTACCGACTCCCTGGGTGCTGGCCTGACCAAGCAAATCGCTGTAACCAACGAGCCGGGCGACTTGGGCGACCTGTACAACAGCTTCCTGGATTGCGAAGAAATCTCCGAAGCCGAACTGGGCAACGGCGACGTCGTAATCAAGCGCGAAGGCAAACTGCTGCGTCCGAAGCGCCTGCCGTCCAACCTGTTCCAGTTCCGCGCTGGCACTGGCGAAGACCGTTGCGTACTGGACTGCATCACCAGCCTGCAAAACGGTGCTGACCTGCTGTGGATCGAAACCGAGAAACCACACGTTGGCCAGATCAAAGGCATGGTTGACCGCATCCGCGAAGTGATTCCGAATGCCAAGCTGGTTTACAACAACAGCCCATCCTTCAACTGGACGCTGAACTTCCGTCAGCAAGTGTTCGATGCATTCGTTGCTGAAGGCAAAGACGTTTCTGCCTACGACCGCGCCAAGCTGATGAGCGTTGAGTACGATGATACTGAACTGGCTCAGATTGCAGACGAGAAGATCCGTACCTTCCAACGCGATGGCTCCGCTCACGCCGGTATCTTCCACCACCTGATCACTCTGCCGACTTACCACACTGCCGCGCTGTCCACCGACAACCTGGCCAAAGGTTACTTCGCAGATCAAGGCATGTTGGCCTACGTGAAAGGCGTTCAGCGTCAGGAAATCCGCCAAGGTATCGCCTGCGTTAAGCACCAGAACATGGCTGGCTCCGACATCGGTGACAACCATAAGGAGTACTTCGCTGGTGAAGCTGCTCTGAAAGCAAGCGGTAAAGACAACACCATGAACCAGTTCCACTAA
- a CDS encoding secretin N-terminal domain-containing protein, with the protein MRLRHILLANLLALSLPLSAATEVIPLNYRTAEDVLPIVQSTLGGQGRVNAYGNQLIINADPAMMSEIRNLLTQLDTEPKRLLITVDTSESGFGNNQGFRADGSISSGNGQIQIGQGEVHGRDQVRIINRSTTSRSGGTQQIQATEGYPALIQVGQSVPLTTYGHDGYGQTYRNTQYRDVTRGMYVTASVSGEMVHLNISTNNDRMSQSQPGVVNVQGTDTRVSGRLGEWINLGGVSEQSNGTNTGIVRYQSTQGRNDMSLRVKVDLLQ; encoded by the coding sequence ATGAGGCTTCGCCACATCTTGCTCGCCAACCTGCTGGCCCTCAGCCTGCCCCTTAGCGCAGCAACCGAGGTCATACCACTGAACTACCGCACAGCCGAGGATGTATTGCCTATCGTGCAGTCGACACTGGGCGGACAAGGTCGTGTTAATGCATACGGAAACCAGCTGATAATCAATGCTGATCCGGCCATGATGAGCGAAATTCGTAACCTACTCACGCAGCTCGACACCGAACCTAAGCGCTTACTGATCACCGTCGACACCAGCGAATCAGGCTTCGGCAATAACCAAGGTTTCCGCGCTGACGGCAGCATCAGTTCAGGTAACGGCCAGATCCAGATTGGCCAGGGCGAGGTGCATGGACGTGATCAGGTCAGGATCATCAATCGCTCCACCACCAGTCGTAGCGGTGGGACTCAGCAAATACAAGCAACCGAAGGTTACCCGGCGCTAATCCAGGTAGGTCAGAGTGTTCCATTGACCACCTACGGACATGACGGTTATGGCCAAACCTACCGCAACACCCAGTACCGTGATGTCACCCGAGGCATGTACGTAACCGCCAGCGTAAGCGGTGAAATGGTTCATCTGAACATCAGCACCAACAACGACCGCATGAGCCAGAGCCAGCCAGGCGTCGTCAATGTACAAGGCACCGACACGCGAGTCAGCGGTCGCCTTGGCGAATGGATCAACCTGGGCGGCGTCAGTGAACAAAGCAACGGCACAAACACCGGCATAGTCCGCTACCAGAGCACCCAGGGCCGGAATGATATGAGCTTGCGGGTAAAGGTCGACCTCCTTCAATAG
- a CDS encoding histone acetyltransferase HPA2 produces MISTNAPSGQPDSQEPAELPAIEFHSPGRFAILNPEPQATDGPLAEPAPFILGDHDRLERFSQPEHARAHALAMMLQARRTLCIYSHDLEPWLYHHSSAQDACTRFLLSHPRNQLRILLRDSSRAIKDGHRLLGLSKRISSNLHIRKLHPDYPSEQVAFLLADDRGLLFIPETGNPSGYALYQDAARCKKRRAQFDQAWDTSITDPDLRSFLL; encoded by the coding sequence ATGATCAGCACAAACGCCCCGAGCGGACAACCCGACAGCCAAGAGCCCGCAGAGCTCCCAGCCATCGAGTTTCATTCGCCGGGGCGTTTTGCCATTCTCAACCCCGAGCCGCAAGCGACTGACGGACCATTGGCTGAGCCTGCGCCTTTCATACTGGGTGATCACGACAGGCTCGAACGCTTTAGCCAGCCCGAACACGCTCGCGCCCATGCCCTGGCAATGATGCTTCAAGCACGACGCACGCTGTGCATCTACAGCCATGACCTGGAGCCTTGGTTGTATCACCACAGCAGCGCACAAGACGCGTGCACACGCTTCCTGCTGAGTCATCCCCGTAACCAATTGCGCATCCTATTACGCGACTCCAGTCGAGCCATTAAAGACGGCCATCGATTACTTGGGCTGTCCAAACGTATTTCTAGCAACCTGCATATCCGCAAGCTGCATCCCGACTATCCTTCTGAACAAGTCGCTTTCTTGCTGGCAGATGACCGTGGCCTGCTGTTCATACCCGAAACAGGTAATCCCAGCGGATATGCTTTGTATCAGGATGCCGCTCGCTGTAAAAAACGGCGCGCACAGTTTGATCAAGCCTGGGACACCAGCATTACCGATCCGGACTTACGGAGTTTTTTGCTATGA
- a CDS encoding GNAT family N-acetyltransferase, whose protein sequence is MNNLQIRLADWHKDNAELRRIRETVFITEQAVPPELEWDAEDPEAVHFLATDGDYAIGTARLMPDGHIGRLSVLKDWRGLNVGAALIKAVIAEAEKRGLNQQMLSAQVHATAFYEKLGFTVVSGEYLDAGIPHVDMVRSST, encoded by the coding sequence ATGAATAATCTGCAGATTCGCCTGGCCGATTGGCACAAGGACAATGCCGAGCTGCGTCGTATCCGCGAAACTGTATTCATCACTGAACAGGCTGTACCACCTGAGCTGGAGTGGGATGCTGAAGATCCAGAAGCCGTGCACTTTCTGGCTACAGATGGCGACTACGCAATAGGTACTGCCCGGCTGATGCCAGACGGCCACATCGGCCGCCTTTCAGTCCTCAAAGACTGGCGTGGCCTCAATGTCGGCGCAGCCTTAATCAAAGCAGTGATTGCAGAAGCGGAAAAGCGCGGGCTTAATCAGCAGATGCTAAGCGCGCAGGTACACGCCACTGCTTTCTATGAAAAGCTGGGCTTCACGGTGGTCAGTGGCGAATACCTAGACGCAGGTATCCCGCACGTTGATATGGTACGCAGCAGTACATAG
- a CDS encoding cupin domain-containing protein produces MNPDAPLQLLGGLTPREFMRDYWQKKPLLVRQAIPGFESPISPDELAGLALEDEVESRIVIENGAHPWELRRGPFAEDTFSQLPEKDWTLLVQAVDQFVPEVAELIEDFKFLPKWRIDDVMISYAAPGGGVGPHFDNYDVFLLQGYGKRRWQIGQMCDSDSPMLKHADLKILAEFTKTDEWVLEPGDMLYLPPLLAHCGTAEDDCMTYSVGFRAPSAAEVLTHFTDFLGQFLPDEERYSDADAQPAVDPTQIQRDALERLKKLLNEHMNDERLLMTWFGQFMTEPRYPELISGIEIEEEEFLATLQDGAILIRNPSARLAWSEVGEDLVLFASGQSRLFPESFRELLKLVCAADALHSENLSTWLQDENARCLLLELTKQGSLEFADE; encoded by the coding sequence ATGAATCCTGATGCTCCGCTGCAACTGTTGGGTGGCCTCACTCCACGCGAGTTCATGCGTGATTACTGGCAGAAAAAACCACTGCTAGTTCGCCAGGCCATTCCCGGCTTTGAGAGCCCGATTTCTCCTGACGAACTGGCAGGCCTGGCCCTGGAAGACGAAGTCGAATCACGCATTGTGATTGAGAATGGCGCCCACCCTTGGGAACTGCGCCGCGGTCCATTCGCCGAAGACACCTTTTCGCAACTCCCAGAGAAAGACTGGACCCTGCTGGTTCAAGCTGTTGACCAATTTGTACCTGAAGTCGCCGAACTGATCGAAGACTTCAAGTTCTTGCCGAAGTGGCGCATTGACGACGTCATGATCAGCTACGCAGCGCCAGGTGGTGGCGTTGGTCCGCACTTCGACAACTACGACGTATTCCTGCTTCAGGGCTACGGCAAGCGCCGCTGGCAGATTGGCCAGATGTGCGACTCGGATAGCCCGATGCTGAAACATGCGGATCTTAAGATCCTTGCTGAATTTACCAAGACTGATGAATGGGTCCTGGAACCTGGCGACATGCTGTACCTGCCGCCTCTTCTGGCCCACTGTGGCACCGCTGAGGATGATTGTATGACGTATTCCGTAGGCTTCCGCGCACCGAGCGCCGCTGAAGTCCTCACCCATTTCACTGACTTTCTCGGCCAGTTTCTGCCCGATGAAGAGCGCTACAGCGACGCCGACGCGCAGCCAGCTGTGGACCCAACACAAATCCAGCGTGATGCACTCGAGCGCCTGAAAAAGCTGCTCAACGAACACATGAACGATGAGCGCCTATTGATGACTTGGTTTGGCCAGTTTATGACCGAGCCGCGCTATCCGGAACTCATCAGCGGCATTGAGATTGAGGAAGAAGAGTTTCTTGCCACGCTGCAAGACGGCGCAATCCTCATCCGTAACCCAAGTGCCCGCCTGGCCTGGTCTGAAGTCGGTGAAGACCTCGTCTTGTTTGCCAGCGGCCAAAGTCGCCTGTTCCCCGAAAGCTTCCGCGAGTTGCTCAAACTGGTATGCGCAGCAGACGCACTGCACAGCGAAAACCTCAGCACCTGGCTGCAGGATGAGAACGCACGCTGCCTGTTGCTTGAGCTGACCAAACAAGGAAGCCTGGAGTTCGCTGATGAATAA
- the purB gene encoding adenylosuccinate lyase, whose protein sequence is MQLSSLTAVSPVDGRYAGKTSALRPIFSEFGLIRFRVLVEVRWLQRLAAHTGVTEVAPFSAEAQAVLNQLADNFTVEHAERVKEIERTTNHDVKAVEYLLKEQAAKLPELNAVSEFIHFACTSEDINNLSHALMLRAGRDEVLLPLMRQTAQAIRELAIKFADVPMLSRTHGQPASPTTLGKELANVVYRLERQIAQVAAVPLLGKINGAVGNYNAHLSAYPQIDWEANAREFIEQDLGLQWNPYTTQIEPHDYIAELFDAVARFNTILIDFDRDVWGYISLGYFKQKTIAGEIGSSTMPHKVNPIDFENSEGNLGIANALLQHLASKLPISRWQRDLTDSTVLRNLGVGLAHSVIAYEASLKGISKLELNAQRIAEDLDACWEVLAEPIQTVMRRYAIENPYEKLKELTRGKGISPEALLSFIDGLEMPEAAKAELKQLTPASYIGNAVAQAKRI, encoded by the coding sequence ATGCAGCTTTCCTCGCTCACCGCGGTTTCCCCTGTTGATGGCCGCTATGCCGGTAAAACCAGCGCTCTGCGCCCAATTTTCAGCGAATTCGGTCTGATCCGTTTCCGCGTACTGGTTGAGGTCCGCTGGCTCCAGCGCCTCGCTGCCCATACAGGCGTAACTGAGGTTGCCCCTTTCTCTGCCGAAGCTCAGGCTGTGCTCAACCAGCTGGCGGACAACTTCACCGTTGAACACGCCGAGCGCGTCAAAGAAATCGAGCGCACCACCAACCACGACGTAAAAGCCGTGGAATACCTGCTTAAAGAGCAGGCCGCAAAATTGCCAGAACTCAATGCTGTAAGTGAGTTCATCCACTTCGCCTGCACCAGTGAGGACATCAACAACCTGTCCCACGCACTGATGCTGCGCGCTGGCCGTGATGAAGTCCTGCTGCCGCTGATGCGTCAGACAGCTCAAGCTATCCGCGAACTGGCTATCAAATTTGCTGACGTTCCTATGCTCTCCCGTACCCATGGTCAGCCAGCTTCGCCGACGACTCTGGGCAAGGAGTTGGCCAACGTCGTCTACCGCCTTGAGCGCCAGATCGCTCAAGTAGCAGCAGTACCACTGCTGGGCAAGATCAACGGTGCCGTGGGTAACTACAACGCTCACCTGTCTGCATATCCGCAGATCGACTGGGAAGCCAACGCCCGCGAGTTTATCGAACAAGACCTGGGCCTGCAGTGGAACCCGTATACCACACAGATCGAGCCGCACGACTATATTGCCGAGCTGTTTGATGCTGTCGCCCGCTTCAACACCATCCTGATCGACTTTGACCGTGATGTGTGGGGCTACATCTCCCTCGGCTACTTCAAGCAGAAGACTATCGCGGGTGAAATCGGCTCCTCGACCATGCCGCACAAGGTCAACCCGATTGACTTCGAAAACTCCGAAGGCAACCTCGGCATCGCCAACGCCTTGCTGCAGCACTTGGCCAGCAAACTGCCGATTTCTCGCTGGCAGCGCGACCTGACCGATTCCACCGTACTGCGCAATCTGGGCGTAGGCCTGGCTCACAGCGTTATCGCTTACGAAGCTAGCCTCAAAGGTATCAGCAAGCTTGAGCTCAATGCTCAGCGCATTGCCGAAGACCTCGACGCCTGCTGGGAGGTGCTCGCTGAGCCCATCCAGACCGTAATGCGCCGTTACGCCATCGAAAACCCCTACGAGAAGCTCAAAGAGCTGACTCGTGGTAAAGGCATCAGTCCGGAAGCCCTGTTGAGCTTCATCGACGGCTTGGAAATGCCCGAAGCCGCAAAAGCCGAACTTAAGCAACTGACGCCTGCCAGCTACATCGGCAACGCTGTTGCGCAGGCCAAGCGCATCTAA
- a CDS encoding EamA family transporter, translated as MTTRTSKPVQGAALLALSALLFALMGVGIREVSEHVNNETVVFARNLVGVLFFLPLVMIKGRRALKTKRLKSHLWRTFFGLAGMYCFFYALANLPLADAMLFTYAAPVFTPLFAYLWLKEPITKRMIATSVIGLFGVLLVAKPSSAIFDAQALVGLAASMLAAFAFVSIREMSDTEPASRIVFYFALFSALISAIPVTWAWQPISTGSLTLLLVIGLLATTSQLIMSKAYSLAPPGVIGPVSYIAIVFAGMIAWLRWGETPDISSLIGAGLIFAASLLSISRTKRSQTA; from the coding sequence ATGACAACTCGTACATCAAAGCCTGTTCAGGGCGCGGCCTTGCTCGCCCTGTCAGCCCTATTGTTTGCCCTAATGGGCGTTGGCATCCGCGAAGTCTCAGAGCACGTCAACAACGAAACTGTTGTATTTGCCCGTAATTTGGTCGGCGTTTTATTTTTTCTGCCACTGGTCATGATCAAAGGCAGACGAGCCCTTAAAACGAAACGCCTCAAATCCCACTTATGGCGGACGTTTTTCGGCCTAGCGGGCATGTACTGCTTCTTCTATGCGCTGGCGAACCTTCCTCTGGCCGACGCCATGCTCTTCACCTATGCAGCCCCTGTTTTCACACCGCTGTTCGCCTACCTGTGGCTGAAAGAGCCCATTACCAAGCGGATGATCGCGACCAGCGTGATCGGACTGTTCGGCGTTTTATTAGTTGCCAAACCTTCATCGGCCATTTTTGACGCCCAGGCCTTAGTAGGACTGGCCGCAAGCATGCTGGCCGCTTTTGCGTTTGTGTCTATACGCGAAATGAGCGACACCGAGCCGGCCTCTAGGATCGTCTTCTACTTCGCGCTGTTCAGTGCTCTGATTTCAGCGATCCCCGTCACGTGGGCATGGCAACCCATCAGCACAGGCAGCCTTACGCTATTGCTTGTGATCGGGCTTCTGGCCACAACTAGCCAACTGATCATGTCCAAAGCATACAGCCTCGCTCCACCAGGCGTGATCGGACCGGTGTCGTATATAGCCATTGTGTTTGCCGGCATGATTGCATGGCTGCGCTGGGGTGAAACCCCTGATATCAGCTCACTGATCGGCGCAGGATTAATCTTCGCCGCAAGCCTGCTGTCAATTAGTCGCACTAAACGCAGCCAAACGGCTTAA
- the hflD gene encoding high frequency lysogenization protein HflD, with product MSQIREQLIALRAVFQSATMVDKLARTGQVSEPAVICLINSLLIRNPDSTLDVFGGDDLYLRDGYRALVGALERDPASLQRAPLRYTLALLTLERQLSKRNDLLQLMGNRLDQIQQQVDMFGPAHENVIANCGSLYQDTISTFRQRIQVQGDMRHLQQPHNAAMIRALLLAGIRCARLWRQLGGSRWQMVFSRNKLLKELYPLIRS from the coding sequence ATGAGCCAGATTCGTGAGCAACTGATAGCCCTCAGGGCTGTATTTCAGTCCGCTACTATGGTCGACAAACTGGCCCGCACAGGCCAAGTCAGCGAGCCTGCGGTTATCTGCCTGATCAACAGCCTGCTGATACGCAACCCAGACAGTACCCTCGACGTTTTCGGGGGTGACGACCTGTATCTGCGCGATGGCTATCGTGCCTTGGTCGGCGCGCTCGAACGTGACCCCGCCAGTCTTCAGCGGGCCCCGCTTCGCTACACGCTGGCCCTGCTCACACTCGAACGCCAACTGAGCAAACGCAACGACTTACTACAACTGATGGGTAACCGTCTGGATCAGATTCAGCAACAGGTTGACATGTTCGGCCCGGCACACGAAAACGTCATCGCCAATTGTGGCAGCCTGTATCAGGACACCATCAGCACCTTTCGCCAGCGCATTCAGGTGCAGGGTGACATGCGCCATTTGCAGCAACCACACAATGCAGCAATGATCCGCGCCCTGCTTCTTGCTGGTATCCGTTGCGCCCGCCTGTGGCGCCAACTGGGTGGTAGCCGCTGGCAAATGGTGTTCAGCCGCAACAAGCTGCTAAAAGAGCTTTATCCACTTATACGCAGCTAA
- the mnmA gene encoding tRNA 2-thiouridine(34) synthase MnmA → MQAPSTQRVIVGMSGGVDSSVSALLLLEQGYQVEGLFMKNWDEDDGTEYCTAMDDLADAQAVCDKIGIKLHTANFAAEYWDNVFEHFLAEYKAGRTPNPDILCNREIKFKAFLDYALSLGADLIATGHYVRRRDTGGQTQLLKGLDPNKDQSYFLHAVGGEQLAKTLFPVGELEKPEVRAIAEMYQLATAKKKDSTGICFIGERRFSDFLKQYLPAQPGNIETTKGEIIGRHHGLMYHTIGQRQGLGIGGMKDASDEPWYVLHKDLERNVLVVGQGNDHPWLFSRSLLASDIYWVNPIDLSSPKALTAKVRYRQQDQACTLEKTEAGYRAVFAEPQRAVTPGQSVVFYDGEVCLGGGVIETAEPWYDRDQTA, encoded by the coding sequence ATGCAAGCACCTAGCACTCAACGCGTGATTGTCGGCATGTCCGGCGGCGTCGACTCGTCTGTTTCTGCCCTTCTGCTTCTCGAACAGGGCTATCAGGTCGAAGGCCTGTTCATGAAAAACTGGGATGAAGACGACGGCACCGAATACTGCACAGCCATGGATGATCTGGCTGACGCTCAAGCTGTCTGCGACAAGATTGGTATCAAGCTGCATACCGCCAACTTTGCCGCCGAATACTGGGACAATGTGTTTGAGCACTTCCTTGCTGAGTACAAGGCCGGGCGCACGCCGAACCCAGACATTCTGTGCAACCGCGAGATCAAGTTCAAAGCCTTCCTTGATTACGCCCTATCGCTGGGCGCAGACCTGATCGCCACCGGCCACTATGTGCGCCGACGCGATACGGGTGGCCAAACACAACTGCTAAAGGGCCTTGATCCCAACAAGGATCAGAGCTACTTCTTGCACGCAGTGGGTGGCGAACAACTGGCTAAAACCTTGTTCCCTGTTGGTGAACTGGAAAAGCCAGAAGTTCGTGCCATTGCCGAGATGTACCAACTCGCCACTGCCAAAAAGAAAGACTCAACCGGCATCTGCTTTATTGGCGAACGGCGCTTCAGCGACTTCCTCAAGCAGTACCTACCCGCCCAGCCTGGCAATATCGAGACCACTAAAGGTGAAATCATCGGTCGCCACCATGGCCTGATGTACCACACCATTGGCCAACGGCAGGGGCTCGGTATCGGCGGCATGAAAGATGCCAGTGACGAACCATGGTACGTCCTGCACAAGGACCTTGAGCGCAACGTACTGGTCGTCGGCCAAGGCAATGATCACCCTTGGCTTTTCAGCCGCTCCCTGCTTGCCTCGGACATCTACTGGGTCAACCCAATCGACCTGTCCAGCCCCAAAGCGCTGACGGCAAAAGTACGTTACCGCCAGCAAGATCAAGCCTGCACCTTGGAAAAAACCGAAGCAGGATACCGCGCTGTCTTTGCCGAACCGCAACGCGCAGTCACCCCCGGCCAGTCCGTAGTGTTCTATGACGGTGAAGTTTGCTTGGGTGGCGGCGTTATCGAGACCGCTGAGCCTTGGTACGACCGGGATCAAACAGCATGA